The DNA region CGCCTTTATACGAAATGATAAACGTGGCCGTACCGTATATCAAAAACTGCGAGCAGGCAGATAAAGCGTGTGATCAGGAAATGATCGATCGTTTAGAGCAACTCTCTATCGATAAGCAGGCAGAAGAAAACGAACAAACAAGCGACCCACGTTGGGAAGCCCTTAATAAGTTAAAAAAATAATTAGATTATACACCAATGGCACATCCAAAACGGAAAATCTCGAAACAGAGAAAAAATAAAAGAAGAACCCACTATAAAGCTGAGCTTCCTTCTTTAGCAACTTGCGCAGCAACAGGTGCTATCCACGTACCTCACCGTGCATACAACGTTGATGGTAACCTATACTATAACGGTAAATTGGTTATCGAAAATACTCAAATCGGGTAATTTTCTTCAAAAATTGTTTGTGTTTTCAGCGGCTTTAGTCATACCTTAGTCAACTGAAAAATTTAGGATTTAACCTAACTTAACACAGACAGATTTTTTCTATGAAAATAGGCCTCGACATAATGGGCGGAGACTATGCTCCCAAAGCAATCGTTTTGGGAGCAATAGCGGCTCATCAATCGCTAAACGCTGGTGAACATTTAGTACTCATTGGCGATACCGAACAGATTAAACCCATTCTCGCAGAAGAAGGCTTTAATCCAGATCATTTTGAATACGTTCATACTGATGAAGTTATTGGTATGGGCGAACACCCCACCAAAGCAATAGTTCAGAAACCAAACTCGAGCATCGCTGTTGGCTTTAACCTTTTAAAAGAGGGTAAAATCGATGCGTTTGCGAGCGCCGGAAATTCTGGGGCCATGTTGGTTGGCGCTGTCTTTAGCGTTAAAACCATTCCGGGCATTCTTCGCCCATGCTTATGCACAATTCTTCCGAAAACCAAAGGCGGCACAGGTTTACTGCTTGATGTTGGCGCAAATGCCGATTGCAAACCCGATATTTTGCTGCAATTTGGCGTTTTAGGGAGCCTTTACGCAGAAAATTTGTTGCAGATAGCCGATCCAAAAGTCGCTTTAATAAATATTGGTGAAGAAGACGAAAAGGGAAACATGCTAAGCATGGCCACTTTCCCGTTAATGAAAGAAACAGACCTATTTAATTTCGTTGGCAATGTTGAGGGAAGAGATTTGTTCAACGATAAGGCCGACGTAATTGTTTGTGATGGCTTTACGGGAAATATAATGCTTAAATTAGCCGAATCATTTTATGTATTAACGATCAGGAAAGGAATGAAAGATGAGTTTTTCGATCGTTTTAATTATGAACAGTACGGTGGTAGCCCGGTTTTAGGCGTAAATGCACCTGTTGTTATCGGACATGGGATTTCTAGTCCGCTGGCCGTTAAAAATATGGTTCTCCAATCCAGAGAAATGATTACAACTGGCTTGGTAGAAAAAATTAGAATGGCATTTAAATAATTTACTAAGATTTTTAAAATGAGTAAAATTCAAGCTGCTATTACGGCAGTAAATGGTTATGTTCCCGACTATGTGTTAACCAACGCAGAGTTAGAAACCATTGTTGACACTTCGGATGAATGGATTACCAGCAGAACGGGAATTAAAGAACGCAGAATTTTAAAGGGCGAAGGTCTGGGCACTTCAGATATGGCAGTTCATGCTGTAAATGGCTTGCTTAAAAAGAGAGGAATTGATGCAAAGGAAATCGAACTGATTATTTTCTGCACCACTACGCCCGATTTTACCTTCCCTGCAACGGCAAACGTTTTGGCCGATAAGGTTGGAGCAACAAATGCCTGGGGTTACGATTTACAGGCAGCCTGTTCGGGATTTATATTTGGTTTATCAACCGGCGCTTCCTTTATCGAGTCGGGCAGACATAAAAAGGTTTTAGTTGTGGGCGGCGATAAAATGTCGTCAATTATCAATTACGAAGACCGTACCACATGCATTATTTTTGGCGATGGCTGCGGTTGTGCTCTTTTAGAGCCGAATGAAGAAGGCCTTGGCATACAAGATTCTATTTTACGAACCGACGGTTCGGGCAGAGATTTCCTTGGTATGAAAGCCGGTGGATCTGTTAAGCCAGCAACCCACGAAACGATTGATGCAAGAGAAC from Pedobacter endophyticus includes:
- the rpmF gene encoding 50S ribosomal protein L32, whose protein sequence is MAHPKRKISKQRKNKRRTHYKAELPSLATCAATGAIHVPHRAYNVDGNLYYNGKLVIENTQIG
- a CDS encoding beta-ketoacyl-ACP synthase III, coding for MSKIQAAITAVNGYVPDYVLTNAELETIVDTSDEWITSRTGIKERRILKGEGLGTSDMAVHAVNGLLKKRGIDAKEIELIIFCTTTPDFTFPATANVLADKVGATNAWGYDLQAACSGFIFGLSTGASFIESGRHKKVLVVGGDKMSSIINYEDRTTCIIFGDGCGCALLEPNEEGLGIQDSILRTDGSGRDFLGMKAGGSVKPATHETIDAREHFAHQEGPTVFKFAVTNMADVAAEIMERNSLTADDVAWLVPHQANKRIIDATANRMGVTTDKVMINIERYGNTTNGTIPLCLWEWESKLKKGDNIVLAAFGGGFTWGSVYLKWAYDTV
- the plsX gene encoding phosphate acyltransferase PlsX, with translation MKIGLDIMGGDYAPKAIVLGAIAAHQSLNAGEHLVLIGDTEQIKPILAEEGFNPDHFEYVHTDEVIGMGEHPTKAIVQKPNSSIAVGFNLLKEGKIDAFASAGNSGAMLVGAVFSVKTIPGILRPCLCTILPKTKGGTGLLLDVGANADCKPDILLQFGVLGSLYAENLLQIADPKVALINIGEEDEKGNMLSMATFPLMKETDLFNFVGNVEGRDLFNDKADVIVCDGFTGNIMLKLAESFYVLTIRKGMKDEFFDRFNYEQYGGSPVLGVNAPVVIGHGISSPLAVKNMVLQSREMITTGLVEKIRMAFK